The nucleotide sequence ttaatctatttcgtgtattaaagaaaaatcatttaataccATAGCAGCCACACTATCTCAAAAAATCAGACTgcattttatacaaataaaaactacaagcaaaataaaattcaaaataggcaatacgtcaATTTAGACAACTTAGAAAAGGAAGACAATTTAGAAAACTTAGAAAAGGAAGACAATTTAGAAAACTTAGAAAAGGAAGATAATTTAGACAACTTAGAAAAGGAAGACAATTTAGACAACTTAGAAAACTTGGAGAAGGAAGACAATTTAGACAATttagaaaaggaaaacaatttaGACAACgtagaaaaggaaaacaatttaGACAACGTAGAAAAGGAAGACAATTTAGACAACTTAGAAAAGAAAGACAATTTAGACAACGTAGAAAAGGAAGACAATTTAGACAACGTAGAAAAGGAAGACAATTTAGACAACGTAGAAAAGGAAGATAATTCAGACAACGTAGAAAAGGAAGATAATTCAGACAACGTAGAAAAGGAAGACAATTTAGACAACTTAGAAAAGGAAGACAATTTAGACAACGAAGAAAAGGAAGACAATTTagacaatgaagaaaaggaagacaATTTAGACAACGTAGAAAAGGAAGACAATTTAGACAACTTAGAATAGGAAGACAATTTAGACAACTTAGAAAAGGAAGACAATTTAGACAACGTAGAAAAGGAAGACAATTTAGACAACGTAGAAAAGGAAGACAATTTAGACAACATAGAAAAGGAAGACAATTTAGACAACGTAGAAAAGGAAGACAATTTAGACAAGGAAGACAACAACAAAAAAGCCAAGCGGTGTTCAGTAACCCACGAAGACAATCTCGgccttccatctggcattacaaGTTATCAAAACATTCAGATCCTTGTCAAACAAATtagcagagagagatagagagagagagagagagagagagagagagagagggagagagagagagagagagagagagagagaggggaggggttgGCAGTTTTGTTGAATGTGATTCAAAGTTTTAGGCTTTATTAGCAATTTgttataaaattaattaaataaacttatatttgcagtatataagTAAACAataactgcatatatacatatatatatatatatatatatatatatatatatatatatatatatatatatatatatatatatatatatacacatatacatatatatatatatttaaatatatatatatatatatatatatatatatatacatacatatgtataaatatatatatatatatatatatatatatatatatatatatatatatatataatatcaaatgaaaaCCAATACGTAAATATAAACATGTTGCTTTTAAGAATGCTTATGCTCCACATAATCCCCAgacaaaaactgaaataaaataggAAAGCTAAAAATACCTTCATGCAATCCcaaattctccccccccccacaaaaataaCACCCTTCCTACCTCCTTCCCCCTcaggagtaacccccccccccctccaataggATGCCTGAAGAATCCTCCATTCATTATGGTGCAAAAGATCATCCGGCCGAAGCAGCGACCCGAACCTATTAAAGAGTTGCAAATCCTTCAATCTCGAGTAGCTTAGCTACGACAACACATGTGACTTGATCCTTCCTGACACTAGACAcacaacaaacatatatattatacgcacaAACGCACAGACAGATGTCTCACGTTCCCCTTGTTCAAACCTTcatcctccctccccccccccccacccccgcaccCCCTAGCTCCAACCCTTTACCCTTTATGTATAGAATGCCATTTCGCGACTCGTTTCCACTAACAAAGGGTTCAAGGGCGAATAGGGAACTAGAGGGGCTAGGGGATAAGGAAGGAATTAAGGGGGATTCTAGAcgaggagggggaaggggaattGGGTGGAAGTAATAGAGAGAAGGATGGAACCGGAGAGAGACTCTTAAATATAAAACGGTAATAAGTATGAGTATGTGAATAGACTCTAGGAAAAGATTGGACTTTGATGGGAAGTGAGGCTTTGGAAGGAACTGGCAGTAAAAATATGGAAAGATTCGACAGGATTCAAGGattcaaggaggaggaggaggaggaggaggaggaggaggaggaagatcagATTGGAttcaaggaagaggaggagaaggatggaGCATTTCGAGAGGGAGAGTGTTCCAATGTAACGAAGGAAAATCTAAGAAACCCGAAAGGACTCTTGTAAGAAGAGGATGAAAATGACTTAAGGTATTTAGTAGGGCAAGAGGGAAAAGGAAAAGAGAGTAGTGCAATCATTCATCTTCTCTTACGTAATCCATCAAAAGAGATGACTGAACGCAAGCATACAAGTTAGCAAGCAAGATTAATATCCACTCTCGACAATGACGGGTGGCCTAAAATGAGAGGCAAAATTTCAACTGAAGATGAATGATGAATTTGACAACTTGAGTTAtggcaagtttaaaggtttaaaggccgctcatgaatggcagaggtaagggacagtgacattgccccatcaaggagggtaatgccctagagactgaccatatatacagtacatatgatcagcgtccaagcaccctctccacccaagctaggaccaggatgggccaggcaatggctactgatgacccagcagatagacttataggctaccccaaaaccgtccatccttagcccacaagaacACATGACCACTATCACGCAACAGGGTAAGTCTGCGACAGATAAAAATGCTTAACCTAGATTCATTCAAAGCAATCTAGTGTGACTGTCCTTGGGTCACAATGAGGTTTAAAAGTCAAAGTATATGGATGTAAGATAATTAAGGGCTAAAATGAACAATGGATGTATGTATGATACGGGTTAAAACCCagtggatggatgtatgtatgatacGGTTTAAAACCCAGTGGATGGATGTATACATAGCCTAATACAGTTTAAAAGCCAGTGGATGGATGTATGATGCTTATGGTCACACATATTACTTCGTAGTGTAACTCAGCACCTTAATAGAAAGTCAAGGGATAAAAGAGTTGGATACAGGATCCCTCTCCATTGGGTAACCTTGCTATTTAATACTCCTGAAATGTTGAAGATCATTCTAAATTTTCCTCCTCATCATGGTTGTATTTATATCGGATTGACAGACGAAAAAGTCGTTCATATGTCTCTACTTATACAGCATCATG is from Palaemon carinicauda isolate YSFRI2023 chromosome 13, ASM3689809v2, whole genome shotgun sequence and encodes:
- the LOC137651834 gene encoding uncharacterized protein PF3D7_1120600-like; translated protein: MGRIIPQGEEEEEEEEEEEEEEEEEEEEGRRRRRRAYNENLNKMTLELNEGITRQFRKRQYVNLDNLEKEDNLENLEKEDNLENLEKEDNLDNLEKEDNLDNLENLEKEDNLDNLEKENNLDNVEKENNLDNVEKEDNLDNLEKKDNLDNVEKEDNLDNVEKEDNLDNVEKEDNSDNVEKEDNSDNVEKEDNLDNLEKEDNLDNEEKEDNLDNEEKEDNLDNVEKEDNLDNLE